AAACGGGCGGAAGAAAGGACCGCCACGCTTCGGGAGACCGCGTCCTCGAGTTCCTCGGCGCGTTCGTCCAACAGGGCTTGGCGCGCCTGGGTTTCGTGGGATTCCAGGATGGAGGCGGTACGCACCAGAGCCAGAATCGCCTCGGCCTCGGAACGTCCGAATCCGCGCATGTGGGTGACCAGGACCAGTCCGGCATCGTCGCCAGAAATTGTCCCTCCCCAAGGGCTGCGCAAGGGGTGGTCCAGGGCTTCCATGGCGTCCGGCACACCGGTCATGCGGCTGGCGGCCCACAACGCCGGCAGGTGCAGCAACAGCGTGGCGCGCATGCCGGTTCCGGCGTCCACCGGGGAGGCGGTCAGCCAGCCGCGATCGGGATCCTTGCAAAAGGGAAGAATTTCGCTGGCAACGGTTTCCAGGCTACCGGCTTCTTCCAGTGCTTCCGCCAAAGCCAATCCGGGACGCACCGACCAAAACCGCAAATGGTCGCCATCCAGCACCAACGCTCCCCGACCGGAATCTTCCAAAGCCAACCAAGGTCCAGGGTCGTCGCCGGAAACGAAGTTCGAGGGCACCCGCAGGAGGCCCGCGAGTTCGGCCGCTTCTTCGGATGTTTCATCCGCCAAGGGGGCGAAGGCAGGGTGCCGCCCTTTGAGGGCTTCCAGCACGCGCTCGCAGAATCGACGCCCTTCTTGCGGGGCCACGGTGCCGCGAAACGCCGTGCCCAGCACGTTGCGGGCGATGCGCACGCGGGAACCCACCACGGTCTCGCGCCCAATCCGATCGAGCCAGCCGGGAGCGTTCATTCTGGCAGATCCTTCAATAGATCGCGCAGGCGTCCGGCTTCCAGGTAATCCTCGCGCGCGATGGCTGTTTCCAGATCGGCTTCCACCGTGGACTTGCGCAGTTGACGCGCTTGGTCGGTGGGGGCGGGAAGATCGGGATGGACCTTGGCGCCATGGACTTCCGACAGAATCTGGTCCAGCTCGGTGCGGAAGGAATCCCAACAGGATGGACATCCCAGGCGCCCGGTTCGCCGAGCGTCTTCCCACGACCGCCCGCATTCGGGACAACGAGCATTCAAGCGACTTCCTCCAGCCGTCCATCGACGATGCGCAGGCGGCGGTCGGCGCCGGAGGCGAGATTGGGGTCGTGGGTGGCCAGCAGGAACGCCTGCTGGTGGGCATGGGCCAGATCCAGGAGCATGTCCAGAAGGACTCGGCAATTGTGCGGATCGAGATTTCCCGTGGGTTCGTCGGCCAGCACCAAGGAGGGCCGATTGGCCAAGGCGCGCGCCAAGGCCACACGCTGGCGTTCGCCGCCGGAAAGCTGCCCCGGGCGATGCGTTTCGCGCTGGGAGAGCCCCACCTGCGCCAAAAGATCCTTGGCGCGTTCGGCGGCTTCGGCGAACCCCACCCCAGCGATGCGCGCCGCCAACTGCACATTTTCCAGCGCGGAAAGATCCGGCAGCAAATGGTGGAACTGGAACATGAAGCCCAGCTCGTTGGCCCGCAACCTGGACAATTCCCGGTCGGAAAGCTTGAAGGGATCGCGTCCACCCAAAAGCATCGTGCCGGAGTCGGGCCGATCGAGAGTGCCCAGGATGGACAGCAATGTGCTCTTGCCGGAACCGGACACGCCGAGGATCGCGACGATCTCGCCCTTGCGCACGTCCAGGTCCAGTCCGTCCAGGATGCGCAGAATCTGTCCGTTTTCGCGGAATTCCCGGACGATGCCTTTGGCGGAAAGGGCCAGGTCATTCATGGCGAACCGCCTCGACAGGATCCAATTTCGCGGCTTTCCATGCAGGAAACCAAGCGGCGATCGCGCAGATGGCGATGGCCGTCGTGAAGATCAACGCCATGTCCGTCAGGTGGATGGAAACCGGCAGGTACTCGATGAAATACACGTCGCCGGGAAGCTTCACCACCTGGTAGCGATTCTGGATCCAGCAAAGGATCAACCCGAACAACATTCCACCGATCGCTCCACCGAGCCCGGCCATCAGACCCTGCAGCAGGAAAACCTTGCGGACCGCACCGGTGCTGGCACCCATGGCCCGCAGGATCCCGATTTCGCGGGTCCTCTCCAGCACGCCCATGATCAGGGAGCTGGCGATGTTGAAGGCCGCGACGATCACGATCAGGCACAGCACCAGGAAGACCACGACCTTCTCCAGCTTCATCCACTTCATCAAGGTCTCGTTCTTCTGGAACCAGTCGCGCGGCGTGAGAGACCCCCCCAGCTTTGCTGACACGTTTTGTCCAACATCCTTGGCTTGCCAGAGGTCCTTCACGCGCACCTGGATGCCGGAAACGCGCCCCCGCGACCGATAGATCCTCTGCGCGGTGGAGAGCGAGACGTAGGCCAGGTTGGCATCGAACTCGTACATGCCGGAATGGAAGATGCCCGTCACCCGTGCGCGATCGAACCTCGGCGCGGAGTTTCCGGAAAATTCCGCGGTGGAAAGCGAGATGAGCGTGACCCTGTCGCCGGTATCCACACCCAGTCGATCCGCCAAGGTGGAGCCCATGACGATGCCGCTTTCCATGCGGCCGGAATCCAACGGGAACGACCCCAGATTCAGGGAGCCGACGGTCATGAAGTTGCCGATGTCGATCACCTTCGCGGCGCGGACAGGATCGATCCCCATGACCACGATGCCATCGGCTTGGTTGCCATGGGAGATTCCGGCCTTGCCCGCCACGAACGGCGAAGCGGCGACGATCCGCGAGTCGGTCGCTTCGATCAGGTTCGGGAGCGAATCGCCATCGGGAAGGCCCGTGGGGCCCCACCCGAAGAAGTCCAGATGGGAATCCCGACCGATCAAACGATCGCGAACCTGCTCCTCGAAGCCGTTCATGAGGGATGTCGCCACGACCAACGAGGAGGTCCCGATGAACACGCCCATCAACGAAAAGATGCCAATCAGAGATGAAAACCGGCTTTTTCGCTGCGCACCCAGATACCGGCGCGCGAGATCAGCCTCCCAGGAACCCGCCATCTCAGTACAGACGCGGCATCACTGTGGCGCCGATGGCCTTCAGCGCGTTGCGTTCGAGCTCCTTGCGATCTGCCGGCGAAGCGGAGAGCACCTTGACCGAAAACCCTCCGAGGTTCACCGCGCCGCGACCCACGTCAAAACTTGTCCCGAGCTTCTGGGGGGTGAGTCCCTCCGCGTAGTCGCAGGTCATCTCGCCCTTGTGTTCGCCCTTGGCGGGGACGGGAGTCTTGAGCGTGGTGGTGCCCGCGACCTTGCCACGCATGGAAACCTGGAACACGATGGGTTTCAGGTCGATGTCGCCCGTGTTGACCACGGTACCCGTGACATGGAAAAAGGCCTGGAAGTTGTTTTCCGCCACACCGGATTTCAGCGTCACCTTCACCTTGGACACGAGGCTTTCGCGGATCTCCTGCTTGGCCTTCTCGAAGGCGATGATGTCTTTCAGGCCGATCCGGAAGCGAGGACCGTTGCCGGTGGTGACCAGAGTGACCACCCGGTTCGTGTCCTTGACGCGGGGAATGTTGGCGCCGAGGTTGGTGAGGTAGTCCTTGGTGGACTTGCCCTTCTTGGCCGCCTTGTCGA
This DNA window, taken from Fibrobacterota bacterium, encodes the following:
- a CDS encoding UvrB/UvrC motif-containing protein, translated to MNARCPECGRSWEDARRTGRLGCPSCWDSFRTELDQILSEVHGAKVHPDLPAPTDQARQLRKSTVEADLETAIAREDYLEAGRLRDLLKDLPE
- a CDS encoding ABC transporter ATP-binding protein, which encodes MNDLALSAKGIVREFRENGQILRILDGLDLDVRKGEIVAILGVSGSGKSTLLSILGTLDRPDSGTMLLGGRDPFKLSDRELSRLRANELGFMFQFHHLLPDLSALENVQLAARIAGVGFAEAAERAKDLLAQVGLSQRETHRPGQLSGGERQRVALARALANRPSLVLADEPTGNLDPHNCRVLLDMLLDLAHAHQQAFLLATHDPNLASGADRRLRIVDGRLEEVA
- a CDS encoding ABC transporter permease codes for the protein MGVFIGTSSLVVATSLMNGFEEQVRDRLIGRDSHLDFFGWGPTGLPDGDSLPNLIEATDSRIVAASPFVAGKAGISHGNQADGIVVMGIDPVRAAKVIDIGNFMTVGSLNLGSFPLDSGRMESGIVMGSTLADRLGVDTGDRVTLISLSTAEFSGNSAPRFDRARVTGIFHSGMYEFDANLAYVSLSTAQRIYRSRGRVSGIQVRVKDLWQAKDVGQNVSAKLGGSLTPRDWFQKNETLMKWMKLEKVVVFLVLCLIVIVAAFNIASSLIMGVLERTREIGILRAMGASTGAVRKVFLLQGLMAGLGGAIGGMLFGLILCWIQNRYQVVKLPGDVYFIEYLPVSIHLTDMALIFTTAIAICAIAAWFPAWKAAKLDPVEAVRHE